CTCGGAAGTCATCAGCATGGAGAATACCGATGGCGATGTTCCTGTAGAGGTGGCCATGGTCTACAACACGGGCTACACAGAAAATCTGCATGCCTACGTCAACAATATCAATACCCATGAAGGTGGAACGCACCTCAGTGGATTCCGCAGGGGATTGACCCATACCTTGAAGAAATATGCTGAAGAGAGCGGTCTGCTCTCCAAGCTCAAGTTCGACATCTCGGGAGATGATTTCCGTGAAGGTCTGACGGCCGTGGTCTCTGTCAAGGTATCGGAACCGCAATTCGAGGGGCAGACCAAGACCAAACTCGGTAACCGGGAGGTCTCGGCTCCAGTGAGTCAGGCGGTCAATGAGATGCTGACCAATTATCTGGAGGAGAATCCAAGCGATGCGAAGACCATCGTCCAGAAGGTCATACTAGCAGCACAGGCCCGTCACGCGGCCCGTAAGGCCCGTGAGATGGTGCAGCGGAAGAATGTCATGACCGGTGGAGGTCTCCCCGGTAAGCTCTCCGACTGCTCGGATAAGGATCCTGGCAACTGCGAGCTCTACCTTGTAGAGGGAGACTCGGCAGGTGGAACGGCCAAACAAGGTCGGGACAGGTATTTCCAGGCCATCCTACCATTGCGAGGTAAGATCCTCAATGTGGAGAAGGCCATGCAGCACAAGATCTTCGATAACGAGGAGATCAAGAATATCTACACCGCACTCGGTGTGCGTATCGGGACCGAGGAGGACAGTAAGGCCCTGGATCTTTCCAATCTACGCTATCACAAGATCATCATCATGTGTGATGCTGATGTAGATGGAAGTCACATCCAGACCTTGATCATGACCTTCTTCTTCCGTCATATGAAGGAGTTGGTAGAGCGAGGGCACTTGTACATCGCTACGCCACCGCTCTATTTGGTCAAGAAAGGCAAGCAGGCCAAATATGCCTGGAGTGATGCTGAGCGGGATCGACTCATCGAAGAGCTCAAAGGGAAGAGTGATGCCAATGTGGGTATACAGCGATACAAGGGTCTGGGTGAGATGAACGCAGAACAACTGTGGGATACCACCATGAATCCCGAGAACCGTACCCTACGTCAGGTCACGATAGAAAGTGCCGTAGAGGCCGACCGTATCTTCTCCATGCTCATGGGCGATGAAGTACCACCTCGCAGGGAATTCATCGAGAAGAATGCTGTCTATGCCAATATCGATGCCTGATCGATAGCACAGAAAAATTCAACAAAGACCCGGACCGAGAGGTTCGGGTTTTTCTTTGATTCCAACTGAGAACGGGCTACTTTTTTCCTTGCTTTGCCCACGTGAAACACCATTATTTCTTTCTGACCCTTTTATCCATCCTACTACTCCCACAGGCTCTCGAAGCCCAAACTGCAGAGACCATACGTACCGGGCGACCGGGGCAGTCCATTGGAGCCTTCAGTCTGGGGGATGGGCTCTTCCAGATCCAGAGCGGGGTCTACTACAACCCGGTCGAATTCGATGGCTTCGATCAGACCATCTACGGTAACAATACCGTACTCCGTTATGGCATCACCGAGCTCTTCGAGATCAGCGGGGTATTCGATCAGGTGGAGTTCAGAAGTGATGAGATAGCGGATATGAGTCGCACCTCCATCCAATTGGGAGGTCGATACCATCTTCTGGATCAGCAGGGTATCATCCCCAATGTGGCCCTGCAGTCCCGTCTTTCCTTCTCCGACCTATCCGATGCCCAAGTAGGTACCGTGAGCATCTTGTCCACTACCATCAATGTCTTGGACAACTACACCTTCTTCACCAATTGGAAGATGATCACGATGGACGGTGTGGATGAAGCCGCCTATGCCTACACGGTCAATCTTTCCCGTTCGCTCAGTGATAGAATCGGAGTCTTTGTAGAGATGTATGGAAGTCTATCGGATTTCAGTAGCAATTTCGATACGGGTCTGGGGTATCTGGTCAATGATGACCTGCAGTTGGATATCTCATTCGGCATTCAGGACCAGGACGGTGTACAGGACCGCTATATTGATGCAGGTATATCATGGAGGATCACACCCGACTGATCAGCCAGAGTGTATCCTTCAATAGGAGTGGGCCCTATTCGTCTCCTATGTAGAAATCTTCTTCCCCCTCGTACTTCTCTTCGTACTCCTCTTTGACATCCGATCGGAGGTTTCCATCGTCATCATAGTCATCGTCCAGCCGTATGAGTTTGGCGGCCAAAGTCTTGCTCATGCGTATGAGATAGACTTTTTCCTCTCCGTCATAAGGTAGTGCGGTCACGGTCTCGCCATGACTGTTGTAGAATGTGATGAGATGATCCTCGAACCCGAATGGATATGCCAACTTCACCTTCTCTTGAAGCTCAGGATCCAAAGTATCGTAGTCCTTGACTACGCGTGGTTTGTTGTCCATGTTCGAATGGATTGGTCATGTTGAAGTTACTCACTGAAATCCATTCTCACAATATCACAGACTTAAAACCATCCTTTCCGTTTGAAATAGAGGATCAAGGTGATGGTCACCAAGGCCATGACCCCCAGAAGAATGAAGTAGCCGTTCTCATGTTGCAATTCGGGGATGTTGACGAAGTTCATTCCGTACAGTCCAGCCAAGAAGGTAATGGGAACGAAGAGCGTAGTGACCACGGCTAGGAACTGCATCACCTTGTTCATCTTGAAACTGATCTCGGTCGCGTAGAGGTCTTGTATGCCGGTCAGACTCTCCCGGGCCGTCTCCACCATATCCATCAGTTGGATCACGTGGTCATAGCTGTCCCTCACATAGGGTACGGTCTCCTGATGGATGATCGGAGAATCGGAACGGCTGAATTCATTGATCACCTCCCGCAATGGGTAGATCGCCTTGCGCGCCCGGATCAACTGCGTGCGCATATTCAGGATCTTTCCTTTGATCTCCCGGCTGGTCGAAAGGCTGATCTCATCTTCCAATTCTGTGAGCACATCCTGTATCTGCTCCATCACCTCGAAGTAGTGGTCGGTGATGAGGTCCATGATGGCATAGGCCAGATAATCCCCATCGGAGGTACGCACCTTTCCATGACTTGCCCGGATCCGTTCTCTGATATTGATCAATAGGTCTTCATCCTGCTCTTGGAAAGAGAGCACATGATGTTTGTGAAAGAAGATGGAGACCTGCTCGTACTGTAGATCCAAATGCTCTTTATCGAAGGAGAGCGCACGCAGACAGAGGAATATGCCATCCTCGAACTCCTCATACTTGGGTCGCTGGGTCGTATTGACGATATCCTCTTGGATAAGCGGGTGCATCTTGAAGGTGCTACCCAGATTCTGGATCAGATCGGTGTCATGTAGTCCACGTACATCGTACCACTGTAGATATTTATCC
Above is a window of Flavobacteriales bacterium DNA encoding:
- a CDS encoding transporter → MKHHYFFLTLLSILLLPQALEAQTAETIRTGRPGQSIGAFSLGDGLFQIQSGVYYNPVEFDGFDQTIYGNNTVLRYGITELFEISGVFDQVEFRSDEIADMSRTSIQLGGRYHLLDQQGIIPNVALQSRLSFSDLSDAQVGTVSILSTTINVLDNYTFFTNWKMITMDGVDEAAYAYTVNLSRSLSDRIGVFVEMYGSLSDFSSNFDTGLGYLVNDDLQLDISFGIQDQDGVQDRYIDAGISWRITPD
- the corA gene encoding magnesium/cobalt transporter CorA codes for the protein MNLFKRIRPRKKVKINAGLPPGTIVFTGKQRVDDVSIHYLEFNEEELKEETCTPGEFIEFHRPMDKYLQWYDVRGLHDTDLIQNLGSTFKMHPLIQEDIVNTTQRPKYEEFEDGIFLCLRALSFDKEHLDLQYEQVSIFFHKHHVLSFQEQDEDLLINIRERIRASHGKVRTSDGDYLAYAIMDLITDHYFEVMEQIQDVLTELEDEISLSTSREIKGKILNMRTQLIRARKAIYPLREVINEFSRSDSPIIHQETVPYVRDSYDHVIQLMDMVETARESLTGIQDLYATEISFKMNKVMQFLAVVTTLFVPITFLAGLYGMNFVNIPELQHENGYFILLGVMALVTITLILYFKRKGWF
- the gyrB gene encoding DNA topoisomerase (ATP-hydrolyzing) subunit B encodes the protein MIEKGYSADSIQALEGMEHVRMRPSMYIGDVGMRGLHHLVYEVVDNSIDEALAGHCDRIDVHILEGNGIRVRDNGRGIPVGMHKKEGVSALEVVMTKIGAGGKFDKDSYKVSGGLHGVGVSCVNALSKHLTATVHREGKVWEQEYERGKKLYDVKEKGATDYRGTEVEFFPDPEIFDVLEYSYETLANRMRELSFLNKGITVTITDQRTTDEEGNHPTETFHSERGLAEFVEFLDGNRERLISEVISMENTDGDVPVEVAMVYNTGYTENLHAYVNNINTHEGGTHLSGFRRGLTHTLKKYAEESGLLSKLKFDISGDDFREGLTAVVSVKVSEPQFEGQTKTKLGNREVSAPVSQAVNEMLTNYLEENPSDAKTIVQKVILAAQARHAARKAREMVQRKNVMTGGGLPGKLSDCSDKDPGNCELYLVEGDSAGGTAKQGRDRYFQAILPLRGKILNVEKAMQHKIFDNEEIKNIYTALGVRIGTEEDSKALDLSNLRYHKIIIMCDADVDGSHIQTLIMTFFFRHMKELVERGHLYIATPPLYLVKKGKQAKYAWSDAERDRLIEELKGKSDANVGIQRYKGLGEMNAEQLWDTTMNPENRTLRQVTIESAVEADRIFSMLMGDEVPPRREFIEKNAVYANIDA